The following are encoded in a window of Ruficoccus amylovorans genomic DNA:
- a CDS encoding sulfatase: MFSKQRANRAVLLVTILSACTYPATATPPPERPNILFIATDDLRNDLGCYGNDVVKTPNLDALSRRGVLFTNAYAQQALCNPSRASLMTGMRPDTTQVWNLSSHFRDKLPDIKTLPQWFKEHGYTAIGIGKIYHNHGRASEDPLSWSQPQVMHVNSHYEDIAIVNGQPVREFNRNIKVEKLDVPDEAYFDGRIAQLAITRLRELKAEAQPFFLAVGFWKPHLPFNAPRKYWDLYDPADIGLPSPGEWPQDAPQIAWHNSRELLGDNAPLPDDATALELRHGYYAAISYLDAQVGKVLDELEALGLADNTIVVFWSDHGFHLGEQALWCKTSNFELDTRAPLIIAVPENGYAHGDKCTTPVELLDIYPTLVQLGGLPLPSDLEGQSLVPLLKNPEQPIERAAFSQHPRPAYLKAKASPTAMGYTVRTSRHRYTEWREWENGMLIDAEFYDYDSRLTETRNLINDPDKHEEIEAIRKILHQQFPPSSAD; encoded by the coding sequence ATGTTCTCTAAACAAAGAGCGAACCGGGCAGTGCTGCTTGTTACGATCCTGTCAGCCTGCACGTATCCAGCCACGGCCACCCCGCCGCCGGAGCGTCCAAACATCCTCTTCATCGCCACGGATGACCTCCGCAATGATTTAGGCTGTTACGGAAATGACGTGGTAAAAACGCCCAACCTGGATGCCTTGTCACGGCGAGGAGTTTTATTCACAAATGCCTATGCCCAGCAGGCACTCTGCAACCCTTCCCGAGCATCCTTAATGACCGGGATGCGGCCTGACACCACGCAGGTCTGGAATCTCTCATCCCATTTTCGGGATAAGCTTCCAGATATCAAAACCCTGCCGCAATGGTTTAAGGAACACGGCTATACCGCAATAGGCATTGGAAAGATTTACCATAATCACGGGCGAGCCAGCGAAGATCCGTTGTCCTGGAGCCAACCGCAAGTCATGCACGTAAATTCTCATTATGAGGATATAGCCATTGTCAACGGGCAGCCTGTCCGGGAGTTTAACAGGAACATAAAAGTCGAGAAACTTGATGTGCCCGATGAAGCTTACTTCGACGGTAGAATCGCGCAGTTGGCCATTACCCGCTTACGTGAACTCAAGGCTGAGGCACAACCATTCTTTCTCGCCGTTGGCTTCTGGAAGCCTCACTTGCCTTTTAACGCTCCCAGGAAATACTGGGATCTGTATGATCCGGCCGACATTGGTCTTCCGTCCCCAGGCGAATGGCCGCAAGACGCGCCACAGATAGCCTGGCACAACAGCCGGGAATTACTTGGAGACAATGCCCCTCTGCCCGACGATGCAACGGCACTTGAACTCCGCCACGGCTACTACGCGGCAATCAGCTATCTCGACGCCCAAGTCGGAAAAGTCCTTGACGAACTGGAGGCCCTGGGGCTTGCGGATAACACCATTGTCGTCTTCTGGTCAGATCATGGATTTCATCTGGGCGAACAGGCGCTTTGGTGTAAAACCTCAAACTTTGAACTCGATACCCGAGCGCCCCTCATAATCGCGGTACCAGAAAACGGCTATGCGCACGGAGACAAATGCACGACGCCAGTTGAACTGCTGGACATATATCCGACACTCGTGCAATTGGGCGGTCTGCCTCTGCCAAGCGATCTGGAAGGTCAGAGCCTGGTTCCTTTACTCAAAAACCCCGAACAACCAATAGAACGGGCGGCGTTCTCTCAGCATCCCCGGCCCGCCTATCTCAAAGCTAAGGCATCGCCCACAGCCATGGGCTACACGGTCCGCACATCCCGTCATCGCTACACCGAATGGCGGGAGTGGGAAAACGGCATGCTGATCGACGCTGAATTTTACGACTACGATTCACGGCTTACAGAAACTCGGAATCTGATTAACGACCCTGACAAACACGAAGAAATCGAAGCAATTCGCAAAATCCTTCATCAACAATTCCCCCCTTCTTCAGCCGACTGA
- a CDS encoding sulfatase, which translates to MKSASLFCRHALAAFSLFAAGSLFASDEHTTPRNIVFILVDDLGYADINTYGGSFAETPNLNRLASQSMRFTQAYAPAPICSASRASILTGQTPARLGFEFVVQARTATHPENTPLVEPPYPRNLPLDSYTMGEAFSEAGFVTGYFGKWHLSEHKIPENPQYLGYGPTHGPAAHHFQETDEDRGSHPYGYSKTQKRTEAYGDFADGTYEPDSLTDKALDFMARHRNERFFLFLGQYYVHTPVSTRCEWLFEKYRQKAEQLGLPYDKEAIKYAAFIDTMDHLIGRVMNELDALGLADDTMLVFTVDNGGMPLYADNGHLRGSKWTLYEGGLRVPLMVRWPGHIPADSVSEEVITGTDLFATFCDAAGIATPDSACDGRSFFPLLEDNAAPLPERAALIWHFPFYHPQHVGTRPCSAIRKGDMKLVYFYEDDSVELYNLKDNPGESRNLASSNRKLATAMTDELMQTLREQDARFPVKRTSASTVQ; encoded by the coding sequence ATGAAAAGTGCATCGCTATTTTGTCGTCATGCCTTAGCCGCATTTAGTCTTTTCGCAGCCGGAAGTCTCTTCGCATCGGACGAACATACGACTCCCAGGAATATTGTCTTCATCCTGGTCGATGACCTGGGCTACGCAGATATCAATACCTATGGTGGCAGCTTCGCCGAAACGCCGAACCTGAATCGCCTGGCATCCCAAAGTATGCGCTTTACCCAAGCCTATGCTCCGGCACCGATCTGCTCAGCCTCGCGCGCATCCATACTGACCGGTCAAACCCCGGCCCGACTTGGCTTTGAGTTCGTCGTCCAGGCCCGTACCGCAACGCACCCCGAAAACACCCCTTTGGTCGAACCGCCTTATCCAAGGAACCTCCCGCTGGATTCCTATACGATGGGTGAGGCATTTAGCGAGGCAGGCTTCGTCACTGGGTACTTTGGAAAATGGCATCTTTCCGAACATAAGATACCCGAAAATCCTCAATACCTGGGCTATGGGCCTACTCATGGCCCAGCCGCTCATCATTTTCAGGAAACCGACGAAGACCGAGGCAGCCATCCCTATGGCTATTCAAAGACCCAAAAACGCACAGAAGCCTATGGAGATTTTGCAGACGGCACATACGAACCGGATTCCCTCACCGACAAGGCACTCGATTTCATGGCCCGCCATAGAAACGAACGTTTTTTTCTTTTTCTGGGGCAGTACTATGTGCACACACCGGTAAGTACCCGCTGCGAATGGCTTTTTGAAAAATATCGCCAGAAAGCGGAACAGTTGGGACTGCCTTACGACAAAGAAGCCATCAAGTACGCGGCATTTATCGATACGATGGACCACTTGATCGGACGTGTCATGAACGAGTTGGACGCGCTCGGACTGGCCGACGACACGATGCTCGTCTTTACCGTGGATAATGGCGGCATGCCCCTTTACGCCGACAACGGTCATCTTCGAGGAAGTAAATGGACCCTTTATGAAGGCGGGCTGCGCGTCCCCTTGATGGTGCGCTGGCCGGGTCACATTCCCGCCGACAGCGTCAGCGAGGAGGTAATAACGGGTACGGATCTGTTCGCGACCTTCTGCGATGCTGCCGGCATAGCAACCCCCGACTCAGCCTGCGACGGGCGTTCGTTTTTTCCTTTGCTGGAAGACAATGCGGCCCCACTTCCCGAACGCGCCGCCCTCATCTGGCATTTCCCTTTTTATCACCCCCAGCACGTAGGTACCCGCCCATGCTCAGCCATCCGCAAGGGTGACATGAAATTGGTATACTTTTACGAGGACGACAGTGTGGAGCTCTACAATCTGAAAGACAATCCCGGCGAATCCAGAAACCTTGCCTCCAGTAACCGCAAGCTCGCAACTGCAATGACTGACGAACTCATGCAGACACTCAGAGAACAAGACGCGCGCTTTCCCGTAAAGAGAACAAGCGCCTCAACTGTTCAATAA
- a CDS encoding FG-GAP repeat domain-containing protein produces the protein MNTSIRTLSFAFLLSACLPATAGSLPGDDTQPLKSAAPSGLGMLNLHNTNSSPVGAVYLSTANRPDLFMSGTGGPKNLSYFKYAGEQDDGTPIFSAPQLITTPATQKGTIFQTPDGEVHAYWILDKEILHTVFNENRLSFDEQDRLPLSKLKLPKGPQSLSVIPNDDDTVDILFDLADDTPPGDSSKRWTEEWRPYDDKGSWTGQRPYRYFHAVRLSSVDLDRADVLDSQQATPSQREVYFRIGGSSPVDVQPELSRDFVSASRLGNLYYYPSANTGDYDAPIRFKEKLLIAGEDGNALRDTATSGRALTYPNEQGAWADIMVSGEGTLNYYAFTGRFTPAGAPIYKAPTKVLQKNADLVSGALPTPSVIDWDGDGKLDILVGVSEGLIVFHKNTGTNDEPAFTESSYLRLADGRLLHVEAGYSGSVQGLQEAHWGYISPNAFDWNRDGLPDIVTGDITGDYNVYLNKGTPTEPALAPAHPLYCDGIPLHGVWRARPALAHVGDRTILILPDDKDTLHLYTRIDDYNVEDAGILTLEDGSPITVSGMPGGASGRCKLDLADWDGDGVLDLIIGTSRRNAIPNPETGYPFAALGEKAPGTVLFMKNTGTNEQPVFAFPVPFRHKITGELIQPGGAHESGAVATPLGGGLNILAGDESSRLYLYRGENLELAR, from the coding sequence ATGAACACGAGCATCCGCACACTCTCTTTTGCCTTTCTCTTAAGCGCCTGCCTGCCCGCCACAGCCGGTAGCCTACCCGGCGATGATACGCAGCCCCTCAAGTCCGCGGCTCCCTCCGGGCTCGGGATGCTAAACCTTCACAACACCAACAGCTCCCCCGTTGGCGCGGTGTACCTGAGCACGGCGAACCGCCCCGACCTCTTCATGAGCGGGACCGGCGGCCCGAAAAACCTCTCGTATTTTAAATACGCCGGCGAGCAGGATGACGGCACACCGATCTTTTCCGCTCCTCAGTTGATCACGACTCCGGCCACACAGAAAGGTACCATTTTCCAAACGCCCGATGGCGAGGTTCACGCCTACTGGATTCTCGACAAAGAGATTCTCCACACCGTCTTTAACGAAAACAGGCTTTCCTTTGACGAACAAGACCGGCTCCCGCTGAGCAAGCTCAAGCTGCCCAAAGGCCCACAGTCGCTCTCCGTCATCCCCAACGACGACGACACCGTGGACATCCTTTTCGACCTGGCCGACGACACCCCGCCCGGAGACAGCAGCAAGCGCTGGACCGAGGAATGGCGTCCCTACGACGACAAAGGTTCCTGGACCGGGCAACGCCCCTATCGCTACTTCCATGCCGTGCGGCTCTCATCCGTCGATCTCGACCGTGCTGATGTCCTCGACAGCCAGCAGGCCACTCCCAGCCAGCGGGAAGTCTATTTCCGTATCGGCGGCAGCAGCCCAGTTGACGTGCAGCCGGAGTTGTCACGCGACTTCGTTTCCGCCTCACGCCTGGGTAATCTCTACTACTACCCCAGCGCGAACACCGGCGACTACGACGCACCCATCCGGTTCAAAGAGAAGCTCCTCATCGCCGGTGAAGACGGTAATGCCCTGCGCGACACCGCCACCAGCGGACGCGCCCTCACCTATCCGAACGAGCAGGGCGCCTGGGCGGACATCATGGTCTCGGGTGAAGGCACCTTGAATTACTACGCCTTTACCGGACGCTTCACCCCCGCCGGAGCCCCCATCTATAAAGCGCCGACCAAAGTTCTGCAAAAAAACGCCGACCTCGTTTCTGGCGCACTTCCGACTCCTTCCGTAATCGACTGGGACGGCGACGGCAAGCTCGACATCCTCGTCGGTGTCTCCGAAGGACTTATCGTTTTTCACAAAAACACGGGCACCAACGACGAGCCCGCATTCACCGAGAGCAGCTATCTCCGCCTGGCCGACGGACGCCTCCTGCATGTCGAAGCCGGATACTCCGGCAGCGTCCAGGGCCTTCAGGAGGCGCACTGGGGATATATTTCCCCGAACGCGTTCGACTGGAATCGCGACGGCCTTCCCGACATCGTAACCGGCGACATCACCGGCGACTACAACGTCTACCTGAACAAAGGTACGCCCACCGAACCGGCTCTGGCCCCCGCCCATCCGCTCTACTGCGACGGAATTCCCTTGCACGGGGTCTGGCGTGCACGCCCGGCATTGGCCCATGTTGGCGACAGGACCATTCTCATCCTGCCCGACGATAAGGACACACTCCACCTCTACACCCGGATCGACGATTACAATGTCGAAGACGCCGGTATCCTCACGCTTGAGGACGGCAGCCCGATCACCGTCAGCGGGATGCCCGGCGGCGCATCCGGCCGGTGCAAGCTGGACCTGGCCGATTGGGACGGAGACGGCGTGCTTGACCTCATCATCGGCACCTCGCGCCGGAACGCCATCCCCAACCCCGAAACTGGCTACCCCTTCGCCGCCCTGGGGGAGAAGGCTCCGGGGACGGTGCTGTTTATGAAAAACACCGGTACGAACGAGCAACCTGTCTTTGCATTTCCCGTCCCCTTCAGACACAAAATAACCGGCGAACTGATTCAGCCCGGCGGCGCTCATGAGTCCGGCGCAGTGGCCACGCCGCTCGGCGGGGGACTGAATATTCTCGCGGGAGACGAGTCCAGCAGGCTTTACCTGTACCGTGGAGAAAATCTGGAGCTGGCTCGATAG
- a CDS encoding sialidase family protein — protein sequence MSTIRTLTLACLLMSTGILWSEPTGSPIRPLAQDFVVVGRSPDPQKIPLYSPTILRLDSGRLVAAYTFFDRNKGGTKEEVMLTSDDGGATWQERARLPRLQGRLFRAGDSLYYLATGRGLAIFRSDDDGESWGAASLLSDSEDTWNQTPANVWYANGNIYLAFERGTEKARDLNAWAPAEKGLVLLRAREGDDLTKPEAWTQSSMLVFADLIDGLRENNPDTDYFGVPFFAYDYPDRHPVGGGHSMSPPGWVEPNVVQITDPAHYWYDPMGKTFHILSRSHTGGTNLACLTKVTELPDGSMEMSLEKVPSGKSMLFVPVPGGHMRFHLLYDEQTKLYWLLGSQSTDSMTRAELLPPERYSLPNNERHRMVLYFSKNLVDWCFAGLVAMTDDPSQARHYASMDIDGEDLVILSRSGDAEAKSAHETNIITFHRVKNFRDLVY from the coding sequence TTGTCAACCATCAGGACGCTGACTCTCGCCTGCCTGCTGATGTCGACCGGCATCCTCTGGAGCGAACCAACCGGGTCACCGATTCGCCCGCTGGCCCAGGACTTCGTTGTGGTGGGGCGGTCCCCCGACCCCCAGAAGATTCCCCTCTACTCCCCGACGATACTGCGGCTGGACTCTGGCCGACTCGTCGCCGCCTACACGTTTTTCGACCGTAACAAGGGCGGCACCAAGGAGGAAGTGATGCTGACCTCGGACGACGGTGGCGCGACCTGGCAGGAGCGTGCCCGCCTCCCCCGCCTGCAAGGACGGCTGTTCCGGGCTGGAGACAGTCTGTACTATCTGGCCACGGGGCGGGGGTTGGCGATCTTCCGCTCCGACGATGACGGCGAAAGCTGGGGCGCGGCCAGTCTCCTCTCCGACTCCGAGGACACCTGGAACCAGACCCCCGCCAACGTCTGGTACGCCAATGGCAACATCTATCTCGCCTTCGAACGGGGCACTGAAAAAGCCCGCGACCTCAATGCATGGGCCCCGGCGGAAAAGGGTCTCGTCCTTCTGAGAGCCCGCGAGGGCGACGACCTGACCAAGCCCGAGGCATGGACGCAGTCGAGCATGCTTGTCTTCGCGGACCTCATCGACGGCCTGCGTGAGAACAACCCCGACACCGACTACTTCGGCGTTCCTTTTTTTGCCTACGACTACCCGGACCGTCATCCGGTCGGCGGCGGGCACTCCATGTCGCCTCCGGGCTGGGTCGAGCCCAACGTCGTGCAGATCACCGACCCGGCGCATTACTGGTACGACCCGATGGGCAAGACCTTCCACATCCTCAGCCGCTCCCACACCGGGGGAACGAATCTGGCTTGCCTGACCAAAGTGACCGAGTTGCCCGACGGCAGCATGGAAATGAGCCTGGAAAAAGTCCCCTCCGGCAAGTCCATGCTCTTCGTGCCCGTCCCCGGCGGCCACATGCGCTTCCACCTCCTCTACGACGAGCAGACCAAGCTTTACTGGCTGCTCGGCTCGCAATCCACCGACTCCATGACCCGCGCCGAACTTCTCCCGCCGGAGCGGTACAGCCTGCCCAATAACGAACGCCATCGCATGGTGCTGTATTTTTCAAAAAACCTCGTCGACTGGTGTTTCGCGGGGCTTGTCGCCATGACCGACGACCCAAGCCAGGCCAGGCACTATGCCAGCATGGATATCGACGGCGAGGATCTCGTCATCCTTTCGCGCAGCGGAGATGCCGAGGCCAAGAGCGCCCACGAGACAAACATCATCACCTTCCACCGCGTCAAAAACTTCCGCGACCTCGTTTATTAG